A window of the Phaseolus vulgaris cultivar G19833 chromosome 5, P. vulgaris v2.0, whole genome shotgun sequence genome harbors these coding sequences:
- the LOC137834155 gene encoding cell wall protein IFF6-like — protein sequence MATPLLGDAYTLRCRNWLTCRISPLGPLAGPTTCWTLTLTLNLVNARGRDDTNTDGTISVIGSNNTDGTISVVGSNNGDGIIRVVCSNNTDGTISCVGSKNTDGTISVVGSNNIDGTLSLVGSNNTDGTIIVVGPTTCWTLTLTLNLVNARGRDDTNTDGTISVIGSNNIDGTISVVGSNNGDGIIRVVCSNNTNGTISCVGSKNTDGTISVVGSNNIDGTLSLVGSNNTDGTIIVVGSNNIDGTISVFGSNNSDGSSTWKALRRCNPT from the exons atggcgacgcctcttctagGCGATGCCTACACCTTGCGATGCCGAAACTGGTTAACATGCCGAATTTCTCCCCTGGGCCCCTTGGCGGGTCCCACCACTTGTtggactttgactttgactttgaatTTGGTCAACGCTCGGGGACGGGACGATAcaaatactgatggtaccatcagtgttattggtagtaataatactgatggtaccattagtgttgttggtagtaataatggTGATGGTATCATCCGTGTTGtttgtagtaataatactgatggtaccattagttgTGTTGGTAGTAAAaatactgatggtacaatcagtgttgttggtagtaataatattgatggtacacTCAGTCTTGtgggtagtaataatactgatggtaccatcattgttgttg GTCCCACCACTTGTtggactttgactttgactttgaatTTGGTCAACGCTCGGGGACGGGACGATAcgaatactgatggtaccatcagtgttattggtagtaataatattgatggtaccattagtgttgttggtagtaataatggTGATGGTATCATCCGTGTTGTTtgtagtaataatactaatggtaccattAGTTGTGTTGGTAGTAAAaatactgatggtacaatcagtgttgttggtagtaataatattgatggtacacTCAGTCTTGtgggtagtaataatactgatggtaccatcattgttgttggtagtaataatattgatggtaccattagtgtatttggtagtaataatagtgATGGCAgctccacgtggaaggccttacgacgctgtaacccaacttag